The proteins below are encoded in one region of Pseudonocardia sp. DSM 110487:
- a CDS encoding SDR family oxidoreductase, whose translation MDLTCRLSPNPGCDTRCPRRRRVNSVSPGPVLAPWWTDEGGAADIIAAKAGTDRDSVLNRVGPEMMGLATGRLVDPQEIADVVALLVSPRSASTTGSEFAVDAGFLKEP comes from the coding sequence ATGGACCTGACCTGCCGCCTGTCGCCGAATCCCGGCTGCGACACCAGGTGTCCGCGTCGCCGCCGCGTGAACTCGGTGTCCCCGGGGCCGGTGCTCGCCCCGTGGTGGACCGATGAGGGCGGCGCTGCGGACATCATCGCCGCGAAGGCGGGAACGGACAGGGACAGCGTGCTGAACAGAGTCGGCCCGGAGATGATGGGCCTGGCCACCGGCCGGCTCGTCGATCCGCAGGAGATCGCTGACGTGGTCGCGCTGCTCGTCTCGCCGCGTTCGGCCAGCACGACCGGATCTGAGTTCGCGGTCGACGCCGGGTTCCTCAAGGAGCCGTGA
- a CDS encoding RGCVC family protein translates to MSQEQRIPSIDAPPTAPASSTAHAPEADTDLRCAACPHDRDAHDPIGTRFCTATIAGGLSRGCVCVGLAPASTHQSR, encoded by the coding sequence ATGAGTCAGGAACAGCGCATTCCTTCGATCGATGCTCCACCGACGGCGCCCGCGTCGTCCACCGCCCATGCTCCGGAGGCCGATACGGATCTCCGCTGTGCCGCATGTCCACACGATCGGGACGCGCACGACCCGATCGGCACCAGGTTCTGCACGGCGACGATCGCCGGCGGTCTGAGCCGGGGATGCGTCTGCGTCGGCCTCGCCCCGGCGTCCACGCACCAGTCTCGTTGA
- a CDS encoding DUF6307 family protein, with protein MDTSTRTHISLYEQRLQLVAHALTENSKLSEKVASDLAVHVLYAIDHIPEKVR; from the coding sequence ATGGACACCAGCACCAGAACCCACATCTCGCTCTACGAGCAGCGTCTCCAGCTCGTCGCTCATGCATTGACGGAAAACTCGAAGCTCAGTGAGAAGGTCGCCTCGGATCTCGCCGTGCACGTGCTGTACGCCATCGACCACATCCCGGAGAAGGTGCGATAG
- a CDS encoding AI-2E family transporter translates to MATTERPPPAPSPGDPAATARPPRSRPARDDRTRSDPPDDIRASVPRTLRISAALSWRLLVVVAALAVIGTVVAYLAAIVVPVAIALLLAALLSPAVGRLTRHHVPRALATALVMVGGLAGLGGVLTFVIITFIRGLPELGNQLSTSVDTIVTWLTTGPLQLSEQQLRGAQDEVLATLSANQSSITVGALTTAATIGQMVTELLLVVFTLIFFLHSGRGIWEFLLSAAPAEVRTRVDVAGRRSLAALVSYIRATAVVAVVDAVAIGIGLAVLRIPLAVPLAALVFLGAFVPIIGAVVTGGVAVLIALVAHGPVSALIVLAIIVGIMQLEGHILQPLLLGRAVKLHPLAVILAIAAGLLTAGIAGALLAVPLLAVLNSAIRSLRSDADRHTRPQDVHTSEPEATGPDEPDVDRQATLTG, encoded by the coding sequence ATGGCGACCACCGAAAGACCCCCGCCAGCGCCTTCTCCAGGCGACCCGGCCGCTACCGCTCGACCACCGCGCTCCCGGCCGGCCCGAGACGACCGAACCCGGTCCGATCCACCGGACGACATCCGAGCGTCCGTCCCCAGGACCCTCCGGATCAGCGCGGCCCTGAGCTGGCGGCTGCTCGTCGTCGTCGCCGCGCTGGCCGTGATCGGCACAGTGGTGGCCTACCTGGCGGCGATCGTCGTCCCCGTCGCGATCGCCCTGCTCCTCGCCGCGCTGCTGTCACCCGCCGTCGGCCGGCTCACCCGGCACCACGTACCCCGGGCCCTGGCGACCGCACTGGTGATGGTGGGCGGCCTCGCCGGACTCGGCGGCGTGCTCACGTTCGTGATCATCACCTTCATCCGCGGTCTTCCCGAGCTGGGCAACCAGCTCTCCACCAGCGTCGACACCATCGTGACCTGGCTGACCACGGGTCCACTGCAGCTCAGCGAGCAACAGTTGCGCGGCGCCCAGGACGAGGTGCTCGCGACGCTGAGCGCCAACCAGTCGTCCATCACCGTCGGGGCGCTCACCACCGCGGCGACGATCGGGCAGATGGTCACCGAGCTCCTGCTCGTGGTGTTCACCCTCATCTTCTTCCTGCACAGCGGGCGAGGCATCTGGGAGTTCCTCCTGAGTGCGGCGCCAGCAGAAGTCCGCACCCGGGTGGACGTGGCCGGACGTCGCAGCCTGGCCGCGCTCGTGAGCTACATCCGCGCAACCGCGGTCGTCGCGGTCGTCGACGCCGTCGCCATCGGGATCGGGCTGGCCGTGCTCCGCATCCCGCTCGCCGTCCCGCTCGCAGCGCTCGTCTTCCTCGGCGCATTCGTGCCGATTATCGGTGCCGTGGTCACCGGCGGGGTCGCCGTACTCATCGCCCTCGTCGCCCATGGCCCGGTATCGGCCTTGATCGTGCTGGCCATCATCGTCGGGATCATGCAGCTCGAGGGCCACATCCTGCAGCCCCTGCTGCTCGGCCGGGCCGTGAAGCTCCACCCACTCGCCGTGATCCTCGCCATCGCGGCAGGGCTGCTCACCGCCGGCATCGCCGGGGCGCTGCTCGCCGTGCCGCTGCTCGCCGTGCTGAACTCCGCGATCCGCTCGCTGCGCAGCGACGCCGACCGGCACACCCGTCCACAAGACGTGCACACCAGCGAACCCGAAGCCACCGGCCCCGACGAACCCGACGTGGACCGGCAAGCGACGCTCACCGGCTGA
- the hpf gene encoding ribosome hibernation-promoting factor, HPF/YfiA family yields MDREVVSRRRSSHARTSKPQHRSHMEPRKLQDTPDTGMEIVVTGRNIDAPDRYRAHIAHRLARLGRYSSHVVHFDVVIDHEKNPRRPKTSHRVEITGSGRGPTMRAEAYGPDVSAALELAAGKLEERLRRTHDRRLVHHGQHNPTSVAAATAALASIHTTDPSD; encoded by the coding sequence ATGGACCGTGAGGTCGTCAGCCGGCGTCGTTCATCCCACGCCAGAACATCCAAACCACAGCATCGGAGTCACATGGAACCGAGGAAGCTCCAGGACACCCCCGACACCGGCATGGAGATCGTCGTGACGGGGCGCAACATCGATGCGCCCGACCGGTATCGCGCGCACATCGCTCACAGACTGGCCCGTCTCGGGCGCTACAGCAGCCACGTCGTCCACTTCGACGTCGTGATCGACCACGAGAAGAACCCGCGCCGGCCCAAGACGAGCCACCGGGTCGAGATCACCGGCAGCGGACGAGGCCCGACGATGCGCGCCGAAGCGTACGGCCCCGACGTCTCCGCCGCTCTCGAGCTCGCGGCCGGCAAACTCGAGGAGCGGCTCCGCCGGACTCACGACCGTCGTCTGGTGCACCACGGCCAGCACAACCCCACATCGGTTGCCGCCGCGACCGCCGCACTCGCCAGCATCCACACCACCGACCCGTCCGACTAG
- a CDS encoding glycosyltransferase, which produces MPTTIQRPPVPAPRLPADASRPATIGILSTYPPTQCGLATFSAALTEQLNRGAGTAGVVRIVDRAEPYPGAEVAAHMVNGSPSSAVDAVRRLNGFGAVVVQHEYGIYGGADGCDVIDIVAGLTVPTIIVLHTVLQEPTSRQRRILRWLVESADIVVTMTETARQRLVASYGANPDAVVVIPHGANDHGPLDLEAARAERLAADRPLVLTWGLLGPGKGIEWAIDSLPGLQDLRPHYLVIGKTHPKVVERDGEEYRQSLALRAHNRGVADVVELDDRYLEVGELADLVQRADVVLLPYDSHEQVTSGVLIEAVAAGRPVVSTAFPHAVELLGDGTGLVVPQRDAAAMEAALRRALGEPGLADGLAERAARKAPDLLWGAVAARYQQIAESLVAAPVSTS; this is translated from the coding sequence GTGCCCACGACCATCCAGCGGCCCCCGGTACCGGCTCCCCGCCTGCCCGCCGACGCGTCGCGACCGGCGACGATCGGGATCCTCAGCACCTACCCGCCGACCCAGTGCGGCCTGGCGACGTTCAGCGCCGCCCTCACCGAGCAGCTGAACCGAGGGGCGGGCACCGCCGGTGTCGTCCGGATCGTCGATCGGGCCGAGCCGTATCCGGGGGCAGAGGTCGCGGCACACATGGTGAACGGCTCCCCCAGCAGCGCCGTCGACGCGGTGCGCCGCCTGAACGGGTTCGGGGCTGTCGTGGTCCAGCACGAGTACGGGATCTACGGCGGGGCCGACGGCTGCGACGTGATCGACATCGTGGCGGGCCTGACGGTACCGACGATCATCGTCCTGCACACCGTGCTGCAGGAGCCCACCTCGCGGCAACGCCGCATCCTGCGCTGGCTCGTCGAATCGGCCGACATCGTCGTGACCATGACCGAGACCGCGCGGCAGCGACTGGTGGCGAGCTACGGCGCCAACCCCGACGCGGTCGTCGTCATCCCGCACGGTGCCAACGACCACGGCCCGCTCGATCTCGAGGCGGCCAGGGCGGAACGGCTCGCGGCCGATCGGCCGCTCGTCCTCACCTGGGGGCTGCTGGGGCCGGGGAAGGGCATCGAGTGGGCGATCGACTCGCTGCCGGGCCTGCAGGATCTCCGACCGCACTACCTCGTCATCGGCAAGACGCACCCCAAGGTGGTCGAACGCGACGGCGAGGAGTACCGCCAGAGCCTGGCGTTGCGAGCGCACAACCGCGGCGTGGCCGACGTCGTGGAGCTCGACGACCGGTACCTCGAGGTGGGCGAGCTCGCCGATCTCGTGCAGCGCGCCGATGTCGTCCTCCTTCCGTACGACTCGCACGAGCAGGTGACCTCCGGGGTGCTCATCGAGGCGGTGGCGGCAGGCCGCCCCGTTGTCTCCACTGCCTTCCCGCACGCCGTCGAACTCCTTGGCGACGGGACCGGGCTGGTGGTGCCGCAGCGCGACGCCGCCGCGATGGAGGCGGCGCTGCGCCGGGCGCTGGGCGAACCAGGGCTCGCCGACGGGCTGGCGGAACGAGCCGCACGGAAGGCCCCGGACCTGCTGTGGGGCGCCGTCGCTGCCCGCTACCAGCAGATCGCGGAGTCCTTGGTCGCCGCACCGGTGTCCACGTCATGA
- a CDS encoding DUF5994 family protein translates to MSVLGNSLHKAVLRITSAHDDLRLVFPRSPTADGLPDGGWWPRSRDPATELPALVAAVTDRLDPVRRITLNAAAWDGRPQMIMGIEGREVRLDWFGERDAHTISLIGSRRSRLDLMMIPSDTATILALACLAIAAGAPTPHQPVPRPAEPDPVNR, encoded by the coding sequence TTGTCGGTTCTCGGGAATTCTCTGCACAAAGCGGTTCTCCGCATCACGTCCGCGCACGACGACCTGCGGCTGGTGTTTCCACGCTCGCCGACCGCCGATGGACTCCCGGACGGCGGTTGGTGGCCGCGGAGCCGGGATCCGGCGACGGAGCTGCCGGCGCTCGTCGCCGCTGTCACCGACCGGCTGGACCCGGTGCGCCGGATCACACTGAACGCCGCGGCATGGGACGGTCGGCCCCAGATGATCATGGGCATCGAGGGTCGGGAAGTTCGGCTCGACTGGTTCGGTGAGCGGGACGCACACACGATCAGCTTGATCGGCTCACGCCGCTCGCGACTCGACCTGATGATGATTCCCTCTGACACCGCCACGATTCTTGCGCTCGCCTGTCTCGCGATCGCAGCCGGTGCTCCGACACCACACCAACCGGTTCCGCGGCCAGCCGAGCCAGATCCGGTCAATCGCTAG
- a CDS encoding glycoside hydrolase family 130 protein translates to MVSRLDAALTADPARVLARLFVPGHELVGATESRATGVLARILALGEDEVRSTLRGVLDRYPRRHRDLRSTLAAHYAEIAHRVPGDDALTEERRTLIGAWFTHEYAIEAAALFNPSIVPHPDQSDLPAGHLRFVMSLRAVGEGHVSSVEFRTGVFGDGHELFLDDPGPHVETGRPGPAVHDTTLFAALLAEDGSDTESTSFLVGSLPARFGDDELERAIEALARQQVTRHGGVRTAERARRIARCGYEVVFSPRSAIAERVLWPHGPSEAHAMEDARFVRVVLDDGTATYRATYTAFDGDHIAPQLIETSDFQRFRMSQLAGPAAKNKGMALFPRTVGGRHVALSRWDRETNAIATSLDGFVWGEPRTLHVPSRAWELTQTGNCGSPVETDEGWLVLTHGVGPMREYSIGALLLDLEDPSRVIGALREPLMRPRDDERDGYVPNVVYSCGALLHGDRLLLPYGASDACVRFAVVDVPLLLEQLVNDGPPATAGDHGASR, encoded by the coding sequence ATGGTCTCGCGACTCGACGCCGCCCTGACCGCCGACCCGGCCCGTGTGCTGGCCCGGCTCTTCGTCCCCGGCCACGAGCTCGTGGGGGCGACGGAGTCCCGGGCCACCGGCGTGCTGGCGCGGATCCTCGCACTCGGAGAGGACGAGGTCCGCTCGACGCTGCGCGGCGTCCTCGACCGCTACCCGAGGCGGCATCGGGACCTGCGCAGCACGCTCGCCGCTCACTACGCGGAGATCGCCCACCGCGTGCCCGGCGACGACGCGTTGACCGAGGAGCGCCGCACCCTGATCGGCGCGTGGTTCACCCACGAGTACGCGATCGAAGCGGCCGCGCTGTTCAACCCGTCGATCGTGCCGCACCCCGACCAGTCCGACCTCCCGGCAGGCCACCTCCGGTTCGTCATGAGCTTGCGCGCGGTCGGCGAGGGCCACGTGTCGTCGGTGGAGTTCCGCACCGGGGTATTCGGTGACGGACACGAGCTGTTTCTCGACGACCCCGGCCCGCACGTCGAGACCGGCCGTCCCGGGCCGGCCGTCCACGACACGACGCTGTTCGCGGCGCTGCTCGCCGAGGACGGCTCCGACACGGAGAGCACGTCGTTCCTCGTCGGCAGCCTCCCCGCGCGATTCGGAGACGACGAGCTGGAGCGGGCCATCGAGGCGCTGGCGAGGCAGCAGGTCACCCGGCACGGCGGCGTCCGCACCGCGGAGCGGGCCCGGCGCATCGCCCGGTGCGGCTACGAGGTCGTGTTCTCGCCGCGGTCGGCGATCGCCGAGCGGGTGCTGTGGCCGCACGGCCCGTCGGAGGCACACGCCATGGAAGACGCTCGCTTCGTCCGCGTCGTCCTCGACGACGGCACCGCGACCTACCGAGCCACCTACACCGCGTTCGACGGTGACCACATCGCACCGCAGCTCATCGAGACCTCCGACTTCCAGCGATTCCGGATGTCGCAGCTCGCCGGGCCGGCCGCGAAGAACAAGGGGATGGCCCTGTTCCCCCGCACGGTCGGGGGACGCCATGTCGCCCTGTCCCGATGGGACCGCGAGACCAACGCGATCGCCACGTCCCTCGACGGCTTCGTGTGGGGGGAACCGCGCACGCTGCACGTCCCGAGCCGGGCGTGGGAGCTCACGCAGACGGGCAACTGCGGCTCGCCGGTCGAGACCGACGAGGGATGGCTGGTCCTGACGCACGGCGTCGGGCCGATGCGCGAGTACTCCATCGGCGCCCTGCTGCTCGACCTGGAGGATCCGAGCCGGGTGATCGGCGCGCTTCGCGAGCCGCTCATGCGCCCGCGGGACGACGAGCGCGACGGGTACGTGCCCAACGTCGTGTACTCCTGCGGCGCCCTCCTGCACGGCGACCGGCTCCTACTGCCGTACGGCGCGAGCGACGCATGCGTGCGGTTCGCCGTCGTCGACGTGCCGCTCCTCCTCGAGCAACTGGTCAACGACGGGCCACCAGCGACAGCGGGAGATCACGGCGCGTCCCGCTGA
- a CDS encoding DUF5994 family protein, with product MASVSIIRSVSPIGDHQNVRLQLKPHEPATGFVDGGWWPHSRDLPVELPALLAGLAVGLGPVESVSYNLDAWDPAPRKITIGGRIIRLAGYRSQHPATIDVLSAGHRVTLLVVPPEATPEAAHGTLMAAGHRGNADGIDALLLTGSADEVAQERRELDGAPVRMHAVGSRPVRAPDA from the coding sequence ATGGCGTCGGTATCCATCATCCGGAGCGTTTCTCCGATCGGCGACCACCAGAACGTCCGACTTCAGTTGAAGCCGCACGAACCGGCCACGGGTTTCGTCGACGGTGGGTGGTGGCCCCATTCACGTGACCTTCCGGTCGAGTTGCCGGCCCTGCTGGCCGGGCTCGCGGTCGGGCTGGGTCCGGTCGAGAGCGTGAGCTACAACCTCGACGCCTGGGACCCCGCACCGCGCAAGATCACAATTGGCGGTCGCATCATCCGGCTCGCCGGCTACCGCTCGCAACATCCCGCCACGATCGACGTCCTCAGTGCAGGCCACCGCGTCACCTTGCTGGTCGTACCGCCCGAGGCCACGCCGGAGGCCGCGCACGGCACGCTGATGGCGGCAGGCCATCGAGGCAACGCCGACGGCATCGACGCGCTGTTGCTCACCGGCTCTGCCGACGAGGTGGCGCAGGAGCGGCGGGAGCTCGACGGGGCACCCGTGCGCATGCACGCCGTCGGCAGCCGACCGGTCCGCGCCCCGGACGCCTGA
- a CDS encoding TetR/AcrR family transcriptional regulator, whose amino-acid sequence MPRPARIDRAAVLDATLALADEEGLAAVSMRAVAARLGVTPMALYRHVGDKSQLMDGLVEHLLLELPLPEPTLPWHARLDALAAATRATARKHPRVFPLLLQRPAATPGALRARDAVYGALRDAGVDESAIPRVERLVSTFVLGFASSEATGRFTATPEQLDEDFRWAGSQIRKILAPGD is encoded by the coding sequence ATGCCACGTCCAGCCCGCATCGACCGCGCCGCGGTTCTCGACGCCACGCTCGCCCTCGCCGACGAGGAGGGGTTGGCGGCGGTGTCGATGCGCGCCGTCGCCGCCCGGCTCGGCGTCACCCCGATGGCGCTCTACCGCCACGTCGGGGACAAGAGCCAGCTCATGGACGGGCTCGTGGAACATCTACTCCTCGAGCTCCCCCTGCCCGAGCCCACGCTGCCGTGGCATGCGCGACTCGATGCTCTGGCCGCTGCGACGCGCGCCACTGCGCGCAAGCACCCGCGCGTCTTCCCGCTGCTGCTGCAACGGCCGGCCGCCACTCCGGGGGCCCTGCGCGCCCGCGACGCCGTCTACGGCGCGCTGCGCGATGCCGGCGTCGACGAATCGGCGATCCCGCGTGTCGAGCGGCTGGTGTCCACCTTCGTGCTCGGGTTCGCCTCCTCCGAGGCCACCGGCCGGTTCACCGCCACCCCCGAGCAGCTCGACGAGGACTTCCGGTGGGCAGGCAGCCAGATCCGCAAGATCCTCGCCCCCGGCGATTGA
- a CDS encoding TetR/AcrR family transcriptional regulator C-terminal domain-containing protein translates to MDGDADRGTALDSTTVGRRVRRRTGLSRADVLSAALALVDADGVEALSMRRLGKSLGRDPMRLYRHAPSKDDLIDGVVEFALAELPVPAMPESGDWEEALRRAAHAFRALALAHPHVVPLMVTRPLATPLAMRPLGTLRPLEALLDLFVEAGFDGCGALHAYRLYVGFLYGHVLNELQERVHDPDERDHLLRLGLHRLPAREFPWLRALAGELAAYDGERELDEGLDIILEGLRSRTTQCE, encoded by the coding sequence GTGGACGGTGACGCCGACCGCGGCACAGCGCTCGACAGCACGACAGTCGGGCGACGGGTCAGGCGACGCACCGGGCTGTCCCGCGCCGACGTACTCAGCGCGGCGTTGGCGCTGGTCGATGCCGACGGGGTCGAGGCGCTGTCCATGCGGCGGCTCGGCAAGTCGCTCGGCCGTGATCCGATGCGGCTGTATCGCCATGCGCCCAGCAAGGACGACCTGATAGACGGGGTCGTCGAGTTCGCGCTGGCCGAGCTGCCGGTTCCCGCGATGCCCGAGAGCGGCGACTGGGAAGAGGCGCTACGCCGCGCCGCGCACGCCTTCCGCGCGCTCGCCCTCGCCCACCCGCATGTCGTGCCGCTGATGGTGACCCGGCCGCTGGCCACCCCGCTGGCCATGCGCCCGCTCGGCACGTTGCGCCCGCTCGAGGCCCTGTTGGACCTGTTCGTCGAAGCCGGATTCGACGGATGCGGCGCGCTGCACGCCTACCGGCTCTACGTCGGTTTCCTCTACGGACACGTGCTCAACGAGCTGCAGGAGCGCGTGCACGACCCGGACGAGAGAGACCACCTGCTGCGGCTGGGCCTCCACCGGCTGCCTGCCCGCGAATTCCCGTGGTTGCGCGCGCTGGCCGGTGAGCTCGCCGCATACGACGGCGAACGGGAGCTCGACGAAGGCCTCGACATCATCCTGGAGGGCCTGCGTTCCCGAACGACGCAGTGCGAATGA
- a CDS encoding RGCVC family protein yields the protein MIDAPPAAVPSTGGRADRACAACPHDRDAHDAIGTRFCSATSARGLHRGCVCVGVALASGQRDR from the coding sequence ATGATCGACGCCCCACCAGCAGCCGTCCCATCCACCGGAGGACGGGCCGATCGCGCCTGTGCCGCTTGCCCCCACGACCGGGATGCCCACGACGCGATCGGAACGAGATTCTGCTCGGCAACGAGCGCCCGCGGGCTGCACCGCGGCTGCGTCTGCGTCGGCGTGGCTCTCGCGTCCGGGCAGCGGGATCGCTGA
- a CDS encoding ATP-grasp domain-containing protein produces MKVLLSDGSGLTARQCATLLARAGHEVGVLAPGPLVLARATTAVRRWHRVPVFGLDPLAWADAALSVLDTGRYDVLLPTQEQVTVLSLIVDEITRRGVATAVPPFAALRRVQDKLSAEELLTEVGLPRPGAIVARTPDELLTAVPPVYVKAPIGTASTGVRHVTSEAQLRDAGRAMQALDAYELGGVLVQQPVPGPLLMVQAVFESGRLLAAHANTRDVAGAGGGASHKTSVAVDPVRPALELIGAELGWHGALSCDVIDGPDGPVIIDVNPRLVEPGNAAAAGLDLVAVLLDVATGRAPRPGPQARPGVRTYQLLLALAGAAQGARPRRALLRQLGAAAARTGDYRAGHEELSPLARDPLAMAALAALSAALLVAPVLHARLASSSVANYAITPSAWSRLTQAWDAPEPNRGRPHGHGRRAGR; encoded by the coding sequence ATGAAGGTGCTGCTGTCCGACGGATCGGGACTGACCGCCCGCCAGTGCGCGACGCTGCTCGCACGGGCCGGACACGAGGTCGGGGTGCTCGCTCCGGGGCCGCTCGTCCTCGCGCGGGCGACCACAGCGGTGCGCCGTTGGCACCGGGTGCCCGTCTTCGGGCTCGACCCGCTGGCGTGGGCGGACGCCGCGCTCTCGGTGCTCGACACGGGGCGCTACGACGTGCTGCTGCCCACTCAGGAGCAGGTCACCGTGCTCAGCCTGATCGTCGACGAGATCACCCGCCGAGGGGTCGCCACCGCGGTGCCGCCGTTCGCGGCGTTGCGCCGCGTGCAGGACAAGCTCTCGGCCGAGGAGCTGCTCACCGAGGTCGGGCTGCCCAGGCCAGGCGCGATCGTGGCCCGTACCCCTGACGAGTTGCTCACCGCGGTCCCCCCGGTCTACGTCAAAGCCCCGATCGGGACGGCGAGCACCGGCGTCCGCCACGTCACCTCCGAAGCGCAGCTGCGCGACGCCGGCCGGGCCATGCAGGCGCTGGACGCCTACGAGCTCGGCGGCGTCCTCGTCCAGCAGCCCGTGCCAGGCCCGCTGCTCATGGTGCAGGCGGTATTCGAGTCCGGCCGGCTGCTCGCGGCCCATGCCAACACCCGCGACGTGGCCGGCGCGGGCGGCGGCGCCAGCCACAAGACCAGCGTCGCCGTCGACCCGGTCCGGCCTGCCCTCGAACTCATCGGCGCGGAACTCGGCTGGCACGGCGCGCTCTCGTGCGACGTCATCGACGGTCCCGACGGGCCGGTCATCATCGACGTCAACCCCCGGCTCGTCGAACCGGGCAACGCCGCCGCAGCCGGGCTGGACCTGGTGGCCGTCCTGCTCGACGTCGCCACCGGCCGTGCACCCCGGCCCGGTCCGCAGGCCCGCCCGGGGGTGCGGACCTATCAGCTCCTGCTCGCGCTGGCCGGCGCCGCCCAAGGTGCCCGCCCGCGTCGGGCGCTGCTTCGTCAGCTCGGCGCGGCGGCCGCCCGCACCGGCGACTACCGCGCCGGCCACGAGGAGCTCAGCCCGCTCGCGCGTGACCCACTGGCCATGGCCGCACTCGCGGCGCTCAGCGCGGCACTCCTCGTCGCGCCGGTGCTGCACGCGCGGCTGGCCAGCAGTTCGGTGGCCAACTACGCCATCACCCCGTCCGCGTGGAGCCGGCTCACCCAGGCGTGGGACGCGCCGGAGCCGAACCGCGGGCGACCGCACGGCCATGGACGACGCGCGGGGCGGTAG
- a CDS encoding acyl-CoA desaturase, with protein sequence MTTLTPASAARGGAPPTSDSRRGGAKPVLAGQRPPGERVLVYTFTLIPTFALLAAIPLAWGWALSWTDIGLAVGFYLLSAFGVTVGFHRHLTHRAFKANRGLRSGLAVAGSMAMQGDVITWVADHRRHHAFSDKEGDPHSPWLFGTTPAALAKGFFHAHFGWLFGKDRTNAERFTPDLLADRDIARISRLFPLLTAISLLAPALLGGLITMSFWGAVTAFFWAGLVRVAVLHHVTWSINSICHMVGERPFAAQGKATNFWPLALLSLGESWHNLHHADPTCARHGVRPGQIDLSARLIWAFEKLGWARDVRWPTPTRLAKLDVTS encoded by the coding sequence ATGACGACGTTGACCCCCGCGTCCGCCGCCCGCGGCGGCGCACCGCCCACAAGCGATTCACGGCGCGGCGGCGCAAAACCCGTCCTCGCCGGTCAACGCCCGCCCGGCGAGAGGGTGCTCGTCTACACCTTCACCCTGATCCCGACGTTCGCCCTGCTCGCGGCCATACCGCTGGCCTGGGGCTGGGCGCTGAGCTGGACCGACATCGGCCTCGCCGTGGGCTTCTACCTCCTGTCCGCCTTCGGCGTCACCGTCGGCTTCCACCGCCACCTCACCCACCGGGCGTTCAAGGCGAACCGAGGTCTACGGAGCGGACTGGCGGTCGCGGGCAGCATGGCCATGCAGGGCGACGTCATCACCTGGGTCGCCGACCACCGCCGCCACCACGCCTTCTCCGACAAGGAAGGCGACCCGCACTCCCCGTGGCTCTTCGGCACCACTCCCGCCGCGCTGGCCAAGGGCTTCTTCCACGCCCACTTCGGCTGGCTGTTCGGCAAGGACCGCACGAACGCAGAGCGCTTCACCCCCGACCTGCTCGCCGACCGCGACATCGCCCGGATCAGCCGGCTGTTCCCGCTGTTGACCGCGATCAGCCTGCTCGCGCCCGCCCTGCTCGGTGGCCTGATCACCATGTCGTTCTGGGGCGCCGTCACGGCGTTCTTCTGGGCCGGGCTGGTCCGCGTGGCCGTGCTGCACCACGTCACCTGGTCGATCAACTCGATCTGCCACATGGTCGGCGAGCGCCCCTTCGCCGCGCAGGGCAAGGCGACCAACTTCTGGCCGCTGGCGCTGCTGTCCCTCGGCGAGTCGTGGCACAACCTGCACCACGCCGACCCCACCTGCGCCCGCCACGGCGTGCGACCCGGTCAGATCGACTTGTCCGCCCGCCTGATCTGGGCGTTCGAGAAGCTGGGCTGGGCCCGCGACGTGCGCTGGCCCACCCCCACCCGCCTCGCGAAGCTAGACGTCACGAGCTGA